Proteins from a single region of Haloplanus sp. GDY1:
- a CDS encoding nitrite/sulfite reductase, whose amino-acid sequence MSNEKETWKEGMYGDEVREKLVEFAEEGWESIPEEERDKWFSRFKFWGVFHQRDGQESYFMMRLTNANGQLTAEQLRAIGEVAREYATGPVDNPEFGDAWIDLTTRQSIQLHWINLEDVPAIWEKLESVGVTTRSSGGDTMRNIVGCPVAGKDEAQLIETSDLLERLQEDLRGDDALANMPRKFNISVTGCREGCAQDAINGIGLEPAEKEIDGEVVTGFNVRIGGGLGGREPRRARDLDVFVRRENAYHVVRGFVELYHEHGRRDNRQQNRSRFFVDEEGTEAIRDLLQAEYVDVDLHRRGRNFREEYTYNAGRPPEAGKHDHVGVHEQPSGDYYVGLSVPVGRLTARETIALADLAEAYGSGEIRLTRRQNPLVMDVDEESVDVLLDEPLLSTHRPEPTPFERGGMACTGTEFCGLALTETKLRLTRTLRWLNENVEVPDDVETIKIHYSGCTADCGHAYTADIGLQGMRAQKDGEIVEALDVGVGGGLGPHPGFVEWVSQRVPADEVPGAIRSLIGAFSAHREEGQTFREWVEAFGTEPIVDLCEPEETDYEDPYMHDAKQSWYPFAEGESPAPTTVDDVPISSD is encoded by the coding sequence GTGAGTAACGAGAAGGAGACGTGGAAAGAGGGGATGTACGGCGACGAGGTTCGCGAGAAACTCGTCGAGTTCGCCGAGGAGGGGTGGGAGTCCATCCCCGAGGAGGAGCGGGACAAGTGGTTCTCGCGGTTCAAGTTCTGGGGGGTCTTCCACCAGCGTGACGGGCAGGAGAGCTACTTCATGATGCGCCTGACGAACGCGAACGGGCAGCTGACCGCCGAACAGCTCCGGGCCATCGGCGAGGTGGCCCGGGAGTACGCCACGGGACCGGTCGACAACCCCGAGTTCGGCGACGCGTGGATCGACCTGACGACCCGGCAGTCGATCCAGCTCCACTGGATCAACCTGGAGGACGTGCCCGCCATCTGGGAGAAGCTGGAGTCCGTCGGCGTGACGACCCGGTCGTCGGGCGGCGACACGATGCGCAACATCGTCGGCTGTCCGGTCGCCGGGAAGGACGAAGCGCAGTTGATCGAGACGAGCGACCTGCTGGAGCGCCTCCAGGAGGACCTCCGTGGCGACGACGCCCTCGCCAACATGCCCCGGAAGTTCAACATCAGCGTCACGGGCTGCCGCGAGGGGTGTGCCCAGGACGCGATCAACGGCATCGGACTCGAACCCGCCGAGAAGGAGATCGACGGCGAGGTCGTCACGGGGTTCAACGTCCGGATCGGCGGCGGTCTCGGGGGACGCGAACCGCGCCGCGCCCGCGACCTCGACGTCTTCGTCCGGCGGGAGAACGCCTACCACGTGGTCCGCGGGTTCGTGGAACTGTACCACGAACACGGCCGCCGGGACAACCGCCAGCAGAACCGCAGTCGGTTCTTCGTCGACGAGGAGGGGACGGAGGCGATCCGGGACCTGCTCCAGGCGGAGTACGTCGACGTCGACCTCCACCGCCGGGGTCGGAACTTCCGCGAGGAGTACACGTACAACGCGGGCAGGCCGCCCGAGGCGGGCAAGCACGACCACGTGGGCGTCCACGAGCAGCCCAGCGGCGACTACTACGTCGGCCTCTCGGTGCCCGTCGGACGGCTGACGGCCCGGGAGACCATCGCGCTGGCCGACCTCGCGGAGGCGTACGGCTCCGGCGAGATCAGGCTCACCCGCCGGCAGAACCCGCTCGTCATGGACGTCGACGAGGAGTCGGTGGACGTGCTCCTCGACGAACCGCTGCTTTCGACCCACCGTCCCGAGCCGACGCCGTTCGAGCGGGGCGGGATGGCGTGTACCGGCACCGAGTTCTGCGGGCTGGCGCTGACCGAGACGAAGTTGCGGCTGACGCGGACGCTGCGCTGGCTCAACGAGAACGTCGAGGTCCCCGACGACGTGGAGACGATCAAGATCCACTACTCGGGCTGTACGGCCGACTGCGGGCACGCCTACACCGCCGACATCGGGTTGCAGGGGATGCGCGCCCAGAAGGACGGCGAGATCGTCGAGGCACTGGACGTGGGCGTCGGCGGGGGGCTCGGCCCCCACCCGGGCTTCGTCGAGTGGGTGAGCCAGCGCGTGCCCGCCGACGAGGTACCCGGCGCCATCCGCAGCCTGATCGGCGCGTTCTCGGCCCACCGCGAGGAGGGCCAGACGTTCCGCGAGTGGGTCGAGGCGTTCGGCACGGAACCCATCGTCGACCTCTG
- a CDS encoding formate/nitrite transporter family protein produces MYDDELADIADAAAAQVELIDKRLPAYLIHAAMAGAYIGLAIVLVFVFGTSLLGTPFEPLTGIVMAATFGLALSLVLIAGSELFTGNAMIMGVGALEGATDWFDLGRVWTYSWIGNLFGSVLVAGMAAYGGVFADSTLVASVGATKMTLTPLELFIQAVFCNWLVVLAVWCNFRLENAVAKLVMVWWCLLAFIGAGFEHSVANMTVLTLANLLPHSTAAVSWGGWLYNISIVTVGNAFAGVVMMGAAYWYINESYKLELPSGSPATPNFSSADDD; encoded by the coding sequence ATGTACGACGACGAACTCGCCGACATCGCGGACGCCGCGGCGGCACAGGTGGAACTGATCGACAAGCGGCTGCCGGCGTACCTGATCCACGCCGCGATGGCGGGGGCGTACATCGGGCTGGCCATCGTGCTGGTGTTCGTCTTCGGCACCTCGCTGCTGGGGACGCCGTTCGAACCGCTCACGGGCATCGTGATGGCCGCCACCTTCGGGCTGGCGCTCAGCCTCGTCCTCATCGCCGGGTCGGAGCTGTTCACCGGCAACGCGATGATCATGGGCGTCGGCGCGCTGGAGGGGGCGACGGACTGGTTCGACCTCGGGCGGGTCTGGACCTACTCGTGGATCGGCAACCTCTTCGGGTCGGTGCTGGTGGCCGGGATGGCGGCCTACGGCGGCGTCTTCGCCGACTCGACGCTCGTCGCGTCGGTGGGGGCGACCAAGATGACGCTCACGCCGCTGGAACTGTTCATTCAGGCGGTGTTCTGCAACTGGCTGGTGGTGCTGGCGGTGTGGTGCAACTTCCGGCTGGAGAACGCCGTCGCCAAACTCGTGATGGTGTGGTGGTGCCTGCTGGCGTTCATCGGCGCGGGCTTCGAACACAGCGTCGCCAACATGACCGTGCTGACGCTCGCGAACCTCCTGCCACATTCGACGGCGGCCGTCTCCTGGGGCGGGTGGCTCTACAACATCTCCATCGTCACCGTCGGCAACGCCTTCGCCGGCGTCGTCATGATGGGTGCGGCGTACTGGTACATCAACGAGTCGTACAAGCTGGAGCTGCCGAGCGGGTCGCCCGCGACGCCGAACTTCAGTAGCGCCGACGACGACTGA
- a CDS encoding dolichol kinase, whose amino-acid sequence MGGELRRRAVHASGTGLPALYLLDLVEWRTLGLLLVVGSVVAGVLEAVRLLVGLDWAVYEALTREYERDNVAGYALYMFSMTAVAWVFDPRIAVPGMLMLTVGDPVSGLLGTNEAGRAKRVGVLAAMFAVCFSLAALVLAAHVALPTALLAAAVGGAGATLADGYTPVIGGYVIDDNLTIPPVAAVGIWAVLRLVG is encoded by the coding sequence ATGGGCGGCGAGCTCCGGCGACGGGCCGTCCACGCCAGCGGCACCGGGTTGCCGGCGCTCTACCTGCTCGATCTCGTCGAGTGGCGGACGCTGGGCCTCCTCCTCGTCGTCGGCTCCGTCGTCGCCGGGGTGCTGGAGGCGGTCAGGCTCCTCGTCGGCCTCGACTGGGCCGTCTACGAGGCGCTCACCCGGGAGTACGAACGCGACAACGTCGCCGGCTACGCGCTCTACATGTTCAGCATGACCGCCGTGGCGTGGGTCTTCGATCCCCGGATCGCGGTCCCCGGGATGCTCATGCTCACCGTCGGCGACCCGGTGAGCGGCCTCCTCGGCACGAACGAGGCGGGGCGGGCCAAACGCGTCGGCGTCCTCGCGGCCATGTTCGCGGTCTGTTTCTCGCTCGCGGCGCTCGTGCTGGCGGCCCACGTCGCGCTCCCGACGGCGCTTCTCGCCGCGGCCGTCGGCGGCGCCGGCGCCACCCTCGCCGACGGCTACACGCCCGTGATCGGGGGGTACGTGATCGACGACAACCTCACCATCCCGCCGGTCGCCGCAGTCGGCATCTGGGCCGTCCTCCGGCTCGTCGGGTAG
- the glyS gene encoding glycine--tRNA ligase, producing the protein MSDARAITELAKRRGFFFGANEAYGGVAGFYTFGPEGAALKRNVEAAWRDRFTVREGNDEIEAPTVAPEPVFEASGHLDGFDDMLVECGECGESHRADHLIEDATDVEEAESLPIPEVEELIGTYEIACPSCGAPLAGRSVEEFNLMFETAIGPGSGQPGYLRPETAQGIFVEFPRLKEYARNKLPFGITQIGRAYRNEISPRKGIVRTREFTQAELEQFVHPDGDEPPLSRVADVTLRLYPADEQEDPEGGYVERTVAEAVEEGVVASDWVAYYLGVAREWYDRIGVDGDRFRFRQHLPGERAHYAADCWDAESEVSGAADDLADPTAGDWIEIAGFAYRGDYDLSKHAEHSDDDFTVFEQYDEARTVERAVADPDMSVLGPEFGGRAGEVAEALRDLAERDPSAFESDAVTVTVDGEDVTVDADVANFRIEERTEAGEHVTPHVVEPSFGVDRTVYTLIAHGYDEDLIDGEERTYLSLSPEVAPTDVAVFPLVSDAALEALADDVVADLRAAGLSVTHDDSGNIGRRYRRQDEVGTPLSVTVDHESVEADPATVTVRDRDTTAQVRVPVDELAEGLEAVLETGGGFEDLLEAYDRVETDVTRS; encoded by the coding sequence ATGAGCGACGCCCGCGCCATCACCGAACTCGCGAAGCGACGCGGCTTCTTCTTCGGCGCGAACGAGGCTTACGGCGGCGTCGCCGGCTTCTACACCTTCGGTCCCGAGGGGGCCGCCCTCAAGCGCAACGTCGAGGCGGCGTGGCGCGACCGCTTCACGGTCCGCGAGGGCAACGACGAGATCGAGGCGCCGACGGTCGCCCCGGAACCCGTCTTCGAGGCCTCCGGCCACCTCGACGGCTTCGACGACATGCTCGTCGAGTGTGGGGAGTGCGGCGAGAGCCACCGCGCCGACCACCTGATCGAGGACGCGACCGACGTCGAGGAGGCCGAGAGCCTGCCGATCCCCGAGGTGGAGGAGCTGATCGGGACGTACGAGATCGCCTGTCCCTCCTGTGGCGCGCCCCTCGCCGGCCGGTCGGTCGAGGAGTTCAACCTCATGTTCGAGACGGCCATCGGCCCCGGATCGGGGCAGCCGGGCTACCTCCGCCCCGAGACGGCCCAGGGCATCTTCGTCGAGTTCCCCCGACTGAAGGAGTACGCCCGCAACAAGCTCCCGTTCGGGATCACGCAGATCGGCCGCGCCTACCGCAACGAGATCAGTCCCCGGAAGGGCATCGTCCGCACCCGCGAGTTCACGCAGGCGGAACTGGAGCAGTTCGTCCACCCGGACGGGGACGAACCGCCGCTCTCCCGCGTGGCGGACGTCACCCTCCGGCTCTATCCCGCCGACGAGCAGGAGGATCCCGAGGGCGGCTACGTCGAGCGCACGGTCGCCGAGGCGGTCGAGGAGGGCGTCGTCGCCAGCGACTGGGTGGCCTACTACCTCGGCGTCGCCCGGGAGTGGTACGACCGGATCGGCGTCGACGGCGACCGGTTCCGGTTCCGCCAGCACCTCCCCGGGGAGCGCGCGCACTACGCCGCGGACTGCTGGGACGCGGAGAGCGAGGTGAGCGGGGCGGCCGACGACCTCGCGGACCCGACGGCGGGCGACTGGATCGAGATCGCCGGCTTCGCCTACCGCGGCGACTACGACCTCTCGAAACACGCCGAACACAGCGACGACGACTTCACCGTCTTCGAGCAGTACGACGAGGCCCGGACCGTCGAGCGGGCGGTCGCCGACCCCGACATGAGCGTCCTCGGGCCGGAGTTCGGCGGGCGGGCCGGCGAGGTGGCCGAGGCCCTCCGCGACCTGGCGGAGCGCGACCCGTCGGCCTTCGAGAGCGACGCGGTGACCGTCACCGTCGACGGCGAGGACGTGACCGTCGACGCCGACGTGGCCAACTTCCGGATCGAGGAGCGGACCGAGGCCGGCGAACACGTCACGCCGCACGTGGTCGAGCCGTCCTTCGGCGTCGACCGCACGGTCTACACCCTCATCGCGCACGGCTACGACGAGGACCTGATCGACGGCGAGGAGCGGACCTACCTCTCGCTGTCGCCGGAGGTGGCGCCGACCGACGTGGCCGTCTTCCCGCTGGTGAGCGACGCGGCGCTGGAGGCGCTGGCCGACGACGTCGTCGCCGACCTGCGCGCCGCGGGGCTGTCGGTCACCCACGACGACTCCGGCAACATCGGGCGGCGCTACCGCCGACAGGACGAGGTGGGCACCCCGCTCTCGGTGACCGTCGACCACGAGAGCGTCGAGGCGGACCCGGCGACGGTGACGGTCCGCGACCGGGACACCACGGCACAGGTCCGCGTCCCGGTCGACGAACTCGCCGAGGGGCTGGAGGCGGTGCTCGAGACCGGCGGCGGCTTCGAGGACCTGCTCGAAGCGTACGACCGCGTCGAGACCGACGTCACGCGCTCCTGA
- a CDS encoding CBS domain-containing protein: MHVADAMTPRADVVTVDLPGTRDDALEYLQERGFSSVPVVKPTDDGEAYRGLVSRDDLIENPDEDQLALLMREVPTTTAGADLVEVAHTMVAEGARRIPVVDGDGLDGMLTVTDVIRAIARGDVDGETAVEALATRDVNTVYRETPLPVAEREINYANVPYAVVLDDEGEMTGMLTEVDIIEVARVVEGEDDTGESIANQDDEWMWEGIKAVGNRYYPTRNVEIPREPVSTFMTEDLVTVSGSKTAKEVARLLLSNDIEQVPLVDGGSLTGIVRDVDLLEGI; encoded by the coding sequence ATGCACGTAGCCGACGCGATGACGCCCCGCGCGGACGTCGTGACCGTCGACCTCCCGGGAACCCGGGACGACGCCCTCGAATATCTGCAGGAGCGGGGCTTCTCCTCGGTTCCCGTCGTCAAGCCGACGGACGACGGCGAAGCGTACCGCGGTCTGGTCTCGCGGGACGACCTCATCGAGAACCCCGACGAGGATCAACTGGCCCTCCTGATGCGGGAGGTGCCGACGACGACGGCGGGGGCCGACCTCGTGGAGGTGGCTCACACGATGGTCGCGGAGGGGGCCCGCCGGATCCCCGTCGTCGACGGCGACGGCCTCGACGGCATGCTCACCGTGACCGACGTGATCCGGGCCATCGCCCGGGGCGACGTCGACGGCGAGACGGCGGTCGAGGCGCTGGCGACCCGCGACGTGAACACCGTCTACCGCGAGACGCCGCTGCCGGTCGCGGAGCGGGAGATCAACTACGCGAACGTCCCCTACGCGGTCGTCCTCGACGACGAGGGCGAGATGACGGGGATGCTCACGGAGGTGGACATCATCGAGGTGGCCCGCGTCGTCGAGGGCGAGGACGACACCGGCGAGAGCATCGCCAACCAGGACGACGAGTGGATGTGGGAGGGGATCAAGGCCGTCGGCAACCGCTACTACCCCACCCGGAACGTCGAGATTCCGCGCGAACCCGTCAGCACGTTCATGACCGAGGATCTGGTGACGGTCTCCGGGAGCAAGACGGCCAAGGAGGTCGCCCGCCTCCTGCTCTCGAACGACATCGAACAGGTGCCGCTGGTCGACGGCGGGTCGCTTACGGGCATCGTCCGGGACGTCGACCTGCTGGAGGGCATATGA
- a CDS encoding DUF7556 family protein: protein MAPDVTTAGGKGSEVMAAVDEGPGLPEFVIADISRDDAWLSVPLTDATGLDDWR, encoded by the coding sequence ATGGCGCCCGACGTGACGACGGCAGGGGGGAAGGGTTCGGAAGTCATGGCCGCGGTCGACGAGGGTCCAGGGCTCCCGGAGTTCGTCATCGCCGACATTTCCCGGGACGACGCCTGGCTCTCCGTCCCGCTGACCGACGCGACGGGCCTCGACGACTGGCGGTAG
- a CDS encoding sulfatase: MSSDAPGNVLFVVMDTVRADHLTPYGYDRPTTPGLADFADEATVFEEAVAPAPWTLPVHASLFTGLYPSQHGADQENPYLEGATTLAETLSAAGYDTACYSSNAWITPYTHLTDGFDHQDNFFEVMPGDLLSGPLARAWKTMNDSDRLRAVADKLVSLGNVAHEYLAGGEGADSKTPAVIDRTQEFVADSEDWFAFVNLMDAHLPYHPPDEFAAEFAPGVDSTAVCQNSKEYNSGARDIDADEWADIRNLYDAEIAHIDAQLTRLFDWLKDRGEWEDTAVVVCADHGELHGEHDLYGHEFCLYDPLVNVPLMVKHPALDADRRTDTVELVDLYHTVLDALGVEGGDPAAAGDTAVARDPTRSLLADDYRAFDDAADPDPGQAAAPGGEFGFVEYSRPVVELKQLEEKAADAGIEIPEDSRFYARMRAARRPDAKYVRIDRIDDEAYRLDADPGETTNVAGDADPAVEATERTLADFESRVGGAWTGADDADVTDDAVADMDDEAQERLRDLGYLE, from the coding sequence ATGTCGAGCGACGCCCCCGGGAACGTCCTCTTCGTCGTCATGGACACGGTTCGGGCGGATCACCTGACACCCTACGGCTACGACCGGCCGACGACGCCCGGTCTGGCCGACTTCGCCGACGAGGCCACCGTCTTCGAGGAGGCGGTGGCGCCCGCTCCCTGGACCCTTCCCGTTCACGCCTCCCTCTTTACCGGTCTCTACCCCAGCCAGCACGGCGCCGACCAGGAGAACCCCTATCTGGAGGGCGCCACCACCCTCGCCGAGACGCTGTCGGCGGCCGGCTACGACACCGCGTGTTACTCCTCGAACGCCTGGATCACGCCCTACACCCACCTCACCGACGGCTTCGACCACCAGGACAACTTCTTCGAGGTGATGCCCGGCGACCTGCTCTCCGGTCCCCTCGCCCGCGCGTGGAAGACGATGAACGACAGCGACCGGCTGCGCGCCGTCGCCGACAAACTCGTCTCCCTCGGCAACGTCGCCCACGAGTACCTCGCGGGCGGCGAGGGGGCCGACTCCAAGACGCCCGCCGTGATCGACCGCACCCAGGAGTTCGTCGCCGACTCCGAGGACTGGTTCGCCTTCGTCAACCTGATGGACGCCCACCTCCCCTACCACCCGCCCGACGAGTTCGCCGCGGAGTTCGCCCCCGGCGTCGACTCGACCGCCGTCTGCCAGAACTCCAAGGAGTACAACTCCGGCGCCCGCGACATCGACGCCGACGAGTGGGCCGACATCCGGAACCTCTACGACGCCGAAATCGCCCACATCGACGCCCAGCTCACCCGCCTGTTCGACTGGCTGAAGGACCGTGGCGAGTGGGAGGACACCGCGGTCGTCGTCTGTGCGGACCACGGCGAACTCCACGGCGAACACGACCTCTACGGCCACGAGTTCTGCCTCTACGACCCGCTGGTGAACGTCCCGCTCATGGTCAAACACCCGGCCCTCGACGCCGACCGCCGGACGGACACCGTCGAACTCGTCGACCTGTACCACACCGTCCTCGACGCGCTGGGCGTCGAGGGCGGCGACCCCGCGGCCGCCGGCGACACGGCCGTCGCCCGCGATCCCACCCGTTCCCTGCTGGCCGACGACTACCGCGCCTTCGACGACGCGGCCGATCCGGACCCCGGACAGGCGGCCGCCCCCGGCGGCGAGTTCGGCTTCGTCGAGTACTCCCGGCCGGTGGTCGAACTCAAGCAACTGGAGGAGAAGGCCGCCGACGCCGGCATCGAGATCCCCGAGGACTCCCGGTTCTACGCCCGGATGCGGGCCGCCCGCCGCCCCGACGCGAAGTACGTCCGGATCGACCGGATCGACGACGAGGCCTACCGCCTCGACGCCGATCCCGGCGAGACGACGAACGTCGCGGGCGACGCCGACCCCGCCGTCGAGGCGACGGAGCGGACCCTCGCGGACTTCGAGTCGAGGGTCGGCGGCGCGTGGACCGGCGCCGACGACGCCGACGTGACCGACGACGCCGTCGCCGACATGGACGACGAGGCCCAGGAGCGCCTGCGCGACCTGGGCTATCTGGAGTGA
- a CDS encoding DUF7130 family rubredoxin-like protein — protein MGGESDLTVGRTVYDSEGTALGTIRGFDEDGFFVTTREGIEALSIEHERAGHEFGEAELVWRCSRCGAVGDIDDMPEACPDCDAPREDLYYWTED, from the coding sequence ATGGGTGGAGAGAGCGACCTCACCGTCGGACGGACGGTGTACGACAGCGAGGGGACGGCGCTTGGGACGATCCGCGGCTTCGACGAGGACGGCTTCTTCGTCACGACGCGGGAGGGGATCGAGGCGCTGTCCATCGAACACGAACGCGCCGGCCACGAGTTCGGGGAGGCGGAACTGGTGTGGCGGTGTTCGCGATGTGGTGCCGTCGGCGACATCGACGACATGCCAGAGGCGTGTCCGGACTGTGACGCGCCGCGGGAGGACCTCTACTACTGGACGGAGGACTAG
- a CDS encoding NAD-dependent epimerase/dehydratase family protein produces the protein MRLTDRDVVITGGAGLIGTHLAETLVPDNRVVVADDLSKGSAEYVPDDAELVRADVTDRDDVADVITPDVDVVFHLAAYTDTNHDRPRQLFEENAAMTYNVLERMDEVGVSNLAFTSSSTVYGEAPRPTPEDYAPLEPISVYGAAKLADEALLSTYAHSHGMTVWCFRFANIVGPHQRGNVIPDFVEKLVADPDTLEILGDGRQEKSYLHVEECVDAIRHVVEHADDDLNVYNLGTRTTTSVTRIADIVAERMGLDPVYEFTGGDRGWTGDVPKMRLSVEKLSALGWDPDLSSDEAVRRATDQLVAEIAGGDAGADA, from the coding sequence ATGAGACTCACCGATCGCGACGTCGTGATCACGGGCGGCGCCGGACTCATCGGCACCCACCTCGCGGAGACGCTCGTCCCCGACAACCGCGTCGTCGTCGCCGACGACCTCTCGAAGGGGAGCGCCGAGTACGTGCCGGACGACGCCGAACTCGTCCGCGCCGACGTGACCGACCGGGACGACGTCGCCGACGTCATCACCCCCGACGTCGACGTCGTCTTCCACCTCGCGGCGTACACGGACACGAACCACGACCGCCCCCGACAACTGTTCGAGGAGAACGCCGCGATGACCTACAACGTCCTCGAACGGATGGACGAGGTCGGGGTCTCGAACCTCGCCTTTACCTCCTCCTCGACGGTCTACGGCGAGGCCCCGCGGCCGACGCCCGAGGATTACGCCCCGCTCGAACCCATCTCGGTGTACGGGGCCGCGAAACTCGCCGACGAGGCGCTCCTCTCGACGTACGCCCACTCCCACGGCATGACGGTCTGGTGTTTCAGGTTCGCCAACATCGTCGGCCCGCACCAGCGTGGTAACGTCATCCCCGACTTCGTCGAGAAACTCGTCGCGGATCCGGACACCCTCGAGATCCTCGGCGACGGCCGCCAGGAGAAGTCCTACCTCCACGTCGAGGAGTGCGTCGACGCCATCCGACACGTCGTCGAGCACGCGGACGACGACCTGAACGTCTACAACCTGGGGACGCGGACGACCACCTCGGTCACCCGCATCGCCGACATCGTCGCCGAGCGGATGGGGCTCGATCCGGTCTACGAGTTCACCGGCGGCGACCGCGGGTGGACGGGCGACGTCCCCAAGATGCGACTCTCCGTCGAGAAGCTGTCCGCGCTGGGGTGGGACCCCGACCTGTCGAGCGACGAGGCCGTTCGGCGCGCGACCGACCAGCTGGTCGCCGAAATCGCTGGCGGCGACGCCGGCGCGGACGCGTGA